One part of the Lotus japonicus ecotype B-129 chromosome 2, LjGifu_v1.2 genome encodes these proteins:
- the LOC130736167 gene encoding uncharacterized protein LOC130736167 codes for MEFIEKAGLMKTVVGLGRCFDKLVKEFIVNISAACNISGSPEFHKVFVSGKCINFSPLIVNTYLGRSPVDVVGEEVSLDEIAAEITAGQVKHWPSKGLLSSAHLSVKYAILNRIGAANWAPTKHASNVSSGLAKLIYLIGTHAQIDFGSFVFEQTMRHADSYALKLPISFPFMISEIILNQHPDILFADESPSVKASLLTVDNRLLIGTHVPDVAGITAKSYDPGASLLRQLLLS; via the coding sequence ATGGAGTTTATTGAAAAGGCTGGGCTAATGAAAACCGTGGTTGGTTTAGGAAGATGTTTTGACAAGCTTGTCAAGGAATTCATTGTCAACATCTCTGCTGCTTGCAATATCTCTGGAAGTCCAGAGTTTCATAAAGTCTTTGTCAGTGGTAAATGTATCAACTTTTCTCCTTTGATTGTTAATACCTATTTGGGCAGAAGCCCTGTTGATGTTGTTGGTGAAGAGGTCTCACTGGATGAGATTGCTGCTGAGATTACTGCTGGCCAAGTCAAGCACTGGCCCTCTAAAGGTTTGTTATCATCTGCTCATCTGAGTGTCAAGTATGCCATCTTGAATCGTATTGGGGCTGCAAATTGGGCACCCACCAAGCATGCTTCAAATGTGTCCTCTGGACTTGCAAAGCTGATATATCTGATTGGCACTCATGCCCAGATTGATTTTGGATCCTTTGTTTTTGAACAAACGATGAGGCATGCTGACTCTTATGCCTTGAAGCTTCCTATAAGTTTTCCCTTCATGATATCTGAAATCATTCTAAATCAACATCCAGATATTCTTTTTGCTGATGAGTCACCTAGCGTAAAGGCTAGTCTTTTGACTGTTGATAACAGGTTGCTGATTGGGACCCATGTTCCTGATGTTGCTGGCATAACTGCTAAGTCTTATGATCCTGGTGCAAGTCTACTGAGACAGCTCTTGCTGAGTTAA
- the LOC130736166 gene encoding uncharacterized protein LOC130736166, which translates to MEVEQKEPSVEREEPPKSEVKDEELPEPQGEEWISEEPSKEERKVQSFFCLLVNSYFDEEGDIYRGLRNHMLGEFTNEPIPDNEPTTEEEEEDEDDDDDEAKD; encoded by the coding sequence ATGGAGGTTGAGCAGAAAGAGCCATCAGTGGAACGTGAGGAGCCACCAAAGTCTGAAGTGAAAGATGAGGAGCTTCCGGAGCCGCAAGGCGAGGAGTGGATTAGTGAGGAACCTAGTAAGGAGGAGCGGAAGGTTCAGAGCTTCTTCTGTCTGCTAGTCAATTCTTACTTCGATGAAGAGGGTGACATCTACCGTGGCTTGAGGAATCATATGCTTGGAGAGTTCACCAATGAGCCGATACCAGACAATGAACCCACcactgaggaagaagaagaggatgaagatgacGATGACGATGAAGCAAAGGATTAG